The region CGCGTGACGGGACAGGACACCGGTGTCTACGGCTGGGACGACGGCGAGCGTGACCTGCCGGAACTGCTCGACCGTATCTGCAATATCGAGGGCGAGTTCCGAGTCCGACTGGGGATGGCCAACCCAGGGGGGATTCACGGCATCCGCGAGGAACTGGCCGACGTGTTCGCCCGCAACGAGAAGCTCTACACCTTCATCCACGCACCGGTCCAGTCCGGAAGCAACGAGGTGCTCGAGGAGATGCGCCGTCAGCACCGCGTCGACAAGTTCCTCGAAATCATCGAAACGTTCGACACGAAACTGGACCACTGGACGCTCTCGACGGACTTCATCGTCGGCTTCCCCACCGAAACCGACGCCGACCACGAGCAGTCTATGGCGCTGTTCCGCGAAACCCGACCGGAGAAAGTCAACATCACCCGCTTTTCCAAGCGCCCGGGCACCGACGCCGCAGAGATGAAGGGACTCGGCGGCCAGACCAAGAAGGACCGCTCGAAAGCGATGAGCGAACTCAAACACGAGATCGTCGCGGAGGCCTACGAGGAGCTCATCGGCACCACCCGCGAGGTGCTGGTCGTCGAAGAGGGGACCGGCGACTCAGTGAAATGCCGGGACTCGGCCTACCGCCAACTCATCGTCCAGAACGCGACCGAGCACGACCTCGAACCCGGCGAGTTCGCCGAGGTCGAGGTGACGAGCCACCAGACGGTCTACGGCTTCGCCACCCCGGTCTGAGGACCGCGCGCCACCGTTCTTTATGTCGTTCGTGATTGTGCGTTGAGAGATGTCTCGGGGACGCCCCGTCACGCTCGAGGTCGCGGGCCACGTCAGTGCCGAAACCGAGGTGTCGGTGACTGAGGCCGGTACGCTCGCCTGAGGCGCGGACTGCCGCGTCGCCCCTCACTCCCACGTCGGGAAGAACTCCCCGTGAAATCCGAACGGAACGGTATGGGGCAACGGCGCCCGCGCGAGTTCAGTCAAGTCGCCGTCGAGCACCAGCAGGACCGAGCGCTCCTCGGCAGCGTCGAGACAGAGCGAGAGCACTACCCCGTCAGCTTCCGCGTCGCCGTCGGGCCGGGGAACGAAGATTGGCTCGCCAGAGAACACCTCCGGCTCCGCCCAGCGCTGGGTCGCTCCCGTCTCCACGTCCACCCGGACCAGCGCGTTGCCGCCGTCCATCTCTGTCGACTGCGCGAAGACGTGCTCGTAGGGTTGAGTGTGGACCGCGGGGGAGAACCGGGGCATCTCCACCGCTGTTGTGAGTGTTTCGTGGGCCGGGGTTCCACCTGAAAGCGGCAGGCGGTAGCGCCGTAGTTCGCCCGA is a window of halophilic archaeon DL31 DNA encoding:
- a CDS encoding MiaB-like tRNA modifying enzyme (TIGRFAM: MiaB-like tRNA modifying enzyme, archaeal-type; Methylthiotransferase~PFAM: Radical SAM; Methylthiotransferase, N-terminal~KEGG: hvo:HVO_2605 MiaB-like tRNA modifying enzyme, archaeal-type~SMART: Elongator protein 3/MiaB/NifB), producing MARYHIETYGCTSNRGESRQIESALRDAGHYRVDGPKAADVAILNSCTVVEKTERNMLRRAEELAEETADLIVTGCMALAQGQEFDEAGLDAQVLHWDEVPEAVTNGECPTPGPGVEPVLDGVIGILPIARGCMSNCSYCITKQATGRIDSPSIEENVEKARALVHAGAKELRVTGQDTGVYGWDDGERDLPELLDRICNIEGEFRVRLGMANPGGIHGIREELADVFARNEKLYTFIHAPVQSGSNEVLEEMRRQHRVDKFLEIIETFDTKLDHWTLSTDFIVGFPTETDADHEQSMALFRETRPEKVNITRFSKRPGTDAAEMKGLGGQTKKDRSKAMSELKHEIVAEAYEELIGTTREVLVVEEGTGDSVKCRDSAYRQLIVQNATEHDLEPGEFAEVEVTSHQTVYGFATPV